Proteins co-encoded in one Pseudarthrobacter chlorophenolicus A6 genomic window:
- a CDS encoding hotdog fold thioesterase, with protein MIDNFTPSPFAAELTGAGVPEHLHGWLGQFGIGALVVKMGIRFLEMSPERTVATMPVEGNTQVAGILHGGAHVVLAETLGSFSAAMHAGPNRHAVGIEVNATHHRSIAKGLVTGTCTAIHLGGTLTTHEIVMTDEQGRRLSTARITSMLRDNNRA; from the coding sequence ATGATAGACAATTTCACGCCCAGCCCCTTTGCGGCCGAGCTGACAGGCGCCGGCGTCCCTGAGCACCTGCACGGCTGGCTGGGACAGTTCGGCATCGGCGCGCTGGTGGTGAAAATGGGGATCCGGTTCCTCGAAATGAGCCCGGAACGGACAGTCGCCACGATGCCGGTGGAAGGGAACACGCAGGTGGCGGGGATTCTGCACGGCGGCGCCCACGTGGTCCTCGCCGAAACCCTTGGCTCGTTTTCGGCCGCCATGCACGCCGGTCCGAACCGGCACGCCGTGGGAATCGAGGTAAACGCCACGCACCACCGGTCCATCGCGAAGGGCCTGGTGACCGGCACCTGCACCGCCATTCACCTGGGCGGCACGCTGACCACCCATGAAATCGTGATGACCGACGAGCAGGGCCGCAGGCTCTCCACCGCCCGGATCACCAGCATGCTCCGCGACAACAACCGCGCTTAG